CCAACCTCTGGATGATAGTTATGTCTATGGTGGCCAGAGATGCAGGCATGTAAGAATCGAGAGTTTTCATCTCAATCCAAGGCCAACCTCATAGAGAGGCGTTGGCGCGAGTAACACAATTTATCTCTTAGTGCCCCTTGTAAGGCATCAACAGTGCTAGATCAGAGACAAGCTTCGGCAGACTGAGAGCCCCCACATTCTTCAAGGAGGTCCAACACGTCAAGCAAGGCTCGGAGCTCGACTTCATGCTCATCAGAAGACTTGTGGCGCTTTGCCCAAGACCGACACTCACGGTGACAGGCCTTGAGGCGTGTGGTGAGGGTGTATGCTTGGGATCCGTGGTATGGGTGGAGCCCCAGGTGGTCTTTAAAAAGAGCGGCAAAGCTGAACTGGTGGTGGCAGAATCGCTTGAAACAAAAGCAACAAGCTCGCGGGAGCGTGGTGGAAATTGTGTTAAGGAGGAGGGCATGATCCAAAGTTGTGCAAGTGCGCGAGGACATGATGGTGTTAGGGAACAAGGAATCCCAGACCTCGTTTACAAAGGCATAATCTAGGGGGCACAAGAATGGGCTCAGATCGGCAGTTGGACCAAGTGTAGTGGCGGTCTACCAGCGGAATTTCAATTTGTTGATGGTAGTATTGAACCAGCTGGCCTCTACCAGGTGAAAGGCGTCATTGTTCTTGTCCTTAGGGCAGCGAATGAGATTGAAGTCACCAAAAAGGATCCAAAGGGTGACCATCTCTCGATGAGAGTTGGGCGAGCTCGACTAGGAACATTGGCTTATTAGAGTGCACAAAAACAGCGTTGACATTCATGAGTGAAATAGCTCTCGTCTGCATGCAAGGAATGAATGAAAGGGGAAGGGCCCCAAGCAGTGATGAGGCCACCTGAAGTGCCATTAGACTCGAGAAGGAGAAATTTAAAGAGACAGGATCGAGGGAAGGAAAGAGTGAAGTTTGGAGGGGGCGACAACGCCAAGTTTAGTCTCCTGAATGGCAACAATGGTTGCAGCGTAGCTAAGGAGCTCAGAGATGACATTGTCGCCCTTGTCTTGTTGGCCAAACCCCTAACATATAAgaaagaagagaaaaggttTTACTCATTGAAACAGGGAGGCACCAGGAGATAGCACGAACATGACTCCATTGacattacaagaaaaatggtgaACAAGTTACAGGGAGCCACCATGAAACCATAAAAACACATACCTAAATGTCATCCTATAAAAAATCAGTAGATCCTCGATGCATTTTACTCTAATTTAGCCAATCAATTTAATAATAATTTAAAGTTTTTCAGTTGTAGGGGGCATATCCCCGTCCCCAACCCCTGGCTCGACGAATGGAGAATGTGTACCAGTGAGATGCATTTCATCATTCAGAGGAAGGATGGTAGAATGAGCAGGTGATACATACATAGTTTTGCATGTATGGTTCTATGTGTTACATTTTTTTGTGAGTGAATTTTAATTTTTAGATGTTGTCGTTGAGTCCACTTTGTTTTAGATAAAACAAGCCTACCCATAGACTGAAGGAAGTAGGAGTTAACCAACCAAGCCGACAAACAATTCATTTAGTTACAATTAGAGCTAAATTTGTGACCGGAATAGCTCGATCGATTTCCGTCTCCGACTAGTCTGGTTAGGTTATGGGTAATTATGGCCACCAAACCAACAAGTACGATCGAGCAGAGCTATGATGTTGTCATCTCGTGTTAGCTGTCAGCCGTATACACACCTGGCCCTACAGATGGGTAACGATGTACCACAAAAATGGGCCGGCACAGCCCGATGGTGGTTAGGCCGATAAGGCACGTCGTGCCTATCAGGCACGCGGGCCTGACCTTCGGCCCAGGCACGACACTACGAGCTGATTTTTGTGTCATGGCGACCCAAAAAGCCCGTGCATTCTAGCAGGCCAGTGCGTCCAGTGGCACGCTACAATAGGAGAAGAAGGAGGTCAAAGTTACGATGCCTCCGACGCTCGAGGTCGGCTCTGTCACGGTGCCTTCGTGCGATCGCATCTAGGTGCACTTGAGGCCGCTGGTGTCCCATAGCAACGGCTAGCGGCCGGCGTGCTCGAGGGCAGGGTGGAGCTCGAGGGTTGGCGCTGGGGTGGCAGCGCTCTAGATCTCCGCCCGACAGAAACCTACCATCGTGGCCGCCGAAGGAGAGAGGGGTGAGAGCATTCGTGTAGGCGCACATGTGCGAGCGCCAAGGGAAGGGAGAGGGCATCCCGTGTGCAGTGTGGTGCTGCGCGAGGGATGCAGTGTAGGGTGTAATGGGAGGTAGCATAGGGAGTAGCCAGGGCCGAGTAGGGTGGAGGCATTGCTTGATGGCGTTGCGCTTCGGGCTGCGAAGGCGAGTCACAACTGTGGGAGATGGGAGTTGAGGTGGTGTGGGGGAAAAGGAGTGGGATAGGGTTTGGGTGGAAATAAGTGATGGACCTTTACTCCTTTAGCAGACCAAGACATGCACGAATCGTTAACGGGCCTTCCGCTAGTTCATGGGCCGTGCCGTACCCACCCGTGGCCTAGAGTACGGCCCTGTACATTGTGCCATGCTAGCCCGGACCCAGATAATAACAGGCTGTGTCGTGGTTGGGCTAGGCCAACGGGCTCGGACTGCATGCCCATATATACTTGGCCCAGGccgtgcatgtgtgcaagaactGAACGTGCCACACTCACACGCAATGCGCCCGTCACGGTGGCGTCAGGGTGCCCGCGTCGCGGATCCGTCTCAGGACCAAAGCGCCCTCGCACGTCCATTTCGGGGGTCGCAGCGTCGTCGCCACGCGCCAAAGGCCAAAGCCCGGCTGCCTGTCGCGGTGCACGAACAGAGCGCCATGCATGGGCGTCCGTCATCGCCGACGTGGACGTGCCGGCGTGCGCACGAGTTTCTACGATCGAGAAAGAAACCCGCGTCAGCACAATGAAAAAGAAGGCCGGCCGGGTGGCCATGTGAATGGACCGTTTCGATCGGTTCGTGATGCGCGCGGTGCCGGCCGGCACGTCGATCGGGCGTCTAGTGTCCTGCTAGTCTCAGTCTGGACTCTCTGGCGGCCCGTGCGTGGTGCCGATCGATTTCGTCGATGCCGCCGGCCGCCCCTATATCTGGCTACATGCTGGTTGTTGGTGTCTGGTACAATAAGCGTGAGACTGAGAGATAGAGCGAGATCGATGATGTGTGTGCGGGTCCGATTTGGGTATGAAAAAACCTTGAAGCGTGAGATACTGTGAGTACAAAAGGCAGCTGTGGTGTGCACGGAACCGGTGCGAACTCAACGCACGTAcgctcgcgcgcgcgcgcacgccGGGGAAAAAAAGAGGACGAGGCCGGAGGCCGAAACCGACGGGACAGCCGGTCAGGTCAGGCCACGTACGGTAACCTACGCTAGCTCGCAGCTGTTCGATCCGTGGTCTCGTCCGCCGCGatgtcgacggcggcggcggaggacgaCGACAGCGTTGAATTCAGCTCGGACTCGGAGGCAAGCAAAGCTAGCAGGCAACTTGAAGCTGCCGCTGCCGGCAACCGCCGAGCGTTGGCGTTCCACGCGGCTGACGTGCGTCCCGGGCCGCGCAGCGTTGAACTATATAGACACCGGCGCGTACGGCGGAGTCGATCCGTACGTACGTACGAATAATCGTTGTCTCTGTGAAGTTCACAGTTGCGAGCCTGTTGGCTTGATCGTATCAACGGCGAGTTTGTCAATCATAACaaattaataaataatattttcaaTTATTACTTTTGAGACAAAGCCAATGAACTGTGCCAATGGGGCTCGGCAGTCGGCACGGTAGCTCACCGTCCCGAGATCTCGAGTCGACGAGGCAGATGGAAACAATGGGAGAGTAGTACCCCGTGTCACCAAAGACACCTGCCCTGCCCACCACCTGCATGCGCTGTCACCGCCGGCCCGCTGCCAAGTCCGAGCGTGTGGTGGCCGGGACTAGCTAGCACGTCGAGGCTGCCGCCGCCCGCCGGTGGCGGTGGGCGGTGGCAGGCAAGCCACCACCAACCCCCGGTCCGGTCCTCGCTGTGAACTCGGGAGTCAGTCAACTCCATCTCAAGTAGGAGTATGCCCATTGCCCAGGAGGCTGGCGTCGTCTGCGTTCACAGCACCTTCACTTGGCATTCACGGCACGTGCTGAGATTCGGTGACTGGCCATTGCTTCGATCGGCTAGCTATGCCCGGCGGCTACCTTACCTTCCAGCCTTGGTTGCAGCCCATGGCATGGCATTGACCTGGCTAACGTGCGGCGACGTTCTGGCACGAATTTTATTTCGGCCTGCATGCCATGGCATGCCATGGGCACTGCTCCGGGTAGTCCGGTGTCGTGGGAGACAGATCACACCACCGATTGGCCTTGATGGCATGTCAAGGGTTTACTTCTAAATAAACTCATGTCATCCGTGACGATGTGGCCAGCCTTGGCTTCATTAATCATTGCTAATACAAGGTGGATTGGAGGGGTCGCGGTGATTACGGAAGGCTGACGGCGACAATGACGCCGTGGAGTATGCTGTGGTTCGATCGAGTGGCAATGCACATGCAATAGTTAACCTTGCTCGTACATGCGGCCTCGTGCATTCCGGCCGGCTGCTCGGTCGTTATCTACGCCAAGAATCCATCCAATTAACCTCACCCGCATCCGCGACATTAATAGTGCCTACGCTACGACGTAATCCTATGCTACATTTGGTTGATCGACAAGCGTTTGCTCAAATGCCTAGCACCAGCCACGTCGTCGTAGGTTTTCATTTAGCCGAGAGTTGCCAAAGGCGGAAATGATCCTCCGCAACGGTGGGAAATCCAAATAATTTTTTCATACACTGCGTTTTGACATCCCCTCGTTAAAGACCAGCTAAAATATAGCTGGATTTAGCTATTTCAATCCAACTAAAGCCAGCTACAACTTAGCTAAATCATTAGCTGCAACATCCAAATATGACAGCTAAAGTTTAGCTGAGTCTATTAGCCGGAGCATCCAAACatcctagctaaaatttagataCGAAGCATTTAACTTGAAATTTTAACTGGCTAAACATTAGTTGAGTGCATCATCTTTCGCTGCAAATTTCAGCAGTGCTTTTAAACTGAACGAGCGGCGTTTTTATCTCATACAATTTCAGCATAAGCTAAATTTAAGCAAAAACGAATGTCTAGTAGCTAAATTTAGTCATCTAAAGTTTAGTAGGTGCCTCCAAACATACACTTAATAATCATATCACATTTGTAATGGAATGAACCACTCACTCACTAGTTGAGGATGCCAATTGATTCGATCTATGtttagtaaggccttgtttagttgactccaaaaccaaaaacttttcaagattctccgtcataacgaatcttgcggcatatgtatggagtattaaatatagacagaacaaaaattaattgcacagtttgcctgtaaattacgagataaattttttgagtctggttagtccatgattagacaataactgtcaaataaaaatgaaagtactaccccaaaccaaaaattttttggggccttgtttagttccaaaattttttgggaaatcaacactgtagcactttcgtttgtatttgacaaatattgtccaatcatggactaactaggctcaaaaaattcgtctcgtcaattccgactaaactgtacaattagtttttattttcgtctatatttaatacttcatgcatgcgtataaagatttgatgtgacgagaaatgtgaaaaattttgcaaaattttctgggaactaaacaaggcctcacttgttccaaaaaaaattgcaaaatttttagccccgtcacatcaaatcttgcggcacatacataagcattaaatatacataaaaaattaattacacagtttatctataatttataagataaatcttttaaacctagttagtctataattagataattttTGTTAGATACAAACAAAGTACTATAGTGtctattttttaaattttattttgaaactaaacccgGCCTAACTACTACGGATTGAAGAGCAAAGCTTGAGACAGACAGTCAATGGCAGCACTACTACGACCGCGTCAATCATGGCCCAATCGCAGCCCCCCACGTGTCCACCTTCCTCTCCGGCCTCGTGCCCTCCTTTATTAACCGCGCACCACCCGCTGCAGCATCCGAGCTCCAACTCCGTTACTCCGGAACCCAAAATCGGCAGACGTTCTCTCCTTTCCCCCCCACCTCCGTAGATTCCCTTCCTTGGAGCACGCAAGAACCCCCACCCCGCGCGGCCGCGGCCATGTCCATCCCGCGGCTCCTCGTCGCCGTCCTCTTCGCcacgctggcggcggcggcgtccactCCAGCCCACGCGGCCGGCGCCGGGTCCTGCGCGGCGGAGAAGTTCTCGGACAACCGCGTGTTCGCGGCGTGCGCGGACCTGACCCGCCTGGGCGCGTCGCTGCACTGGTCCTACGACGCCACGACCTCCTCCCTCTCCGTGGCGTTCCTAGCCTCCCCACCCTCCGGCGGGTGGGTCGCCTGGGGGCTCAACCCCAAGGCGCAGACCATGGACGGCACGCAGGCGCTGGTGGCCGTCCCCAAGGCCAACGGCGGCGGGTACGAGGTGCAGACCTACAGCATCTCCGGCACCACGCTCGACAACCCGGGCCCGCTCCCCAACTACCAGACGTCCAACCTCGCCGCCGAGGTCGCCGGCGACGGCCGCGTCACGATTTTCGGAACACTCAAGCTCCAGAACGGCACGGGCGCCGAGGTCAACCAGGTCTGGCAGGTCGGGCCGTACTCCAGCGGGGCTCCCCAGATACACGAGATGCAAAGCGACAACATGAACTCCAAGGGGTCGCTCAACCTCCTCACCggggccaccgccgccgcctccggagGCAGCATCCTCCGGCAGAAGAATGTGAGTTGCCTTTGCGTCCCCCCTTTTGTCTGTTCGCGTTAAGCCATTTGTTTGTTTCTTCGATTCTTACCCTGAGCTGGTGCAAAATTTTAAAGCCAATTTGATCTCATTCACAACACAACTCTGCTAGTATTCGATTCCTGACTCAATTTTCAGTTTAGAAAAAAAcactttttttttaacaaaagagCTCTTCTGTTTTACGTTTGTTTTTGCGAATAAGTTACTGTATTTACATGAAGCGTTACTGTaacgaaaaagaaaagaaaaagcaaGCCACACAAATTATGTTCGtcgcatgattttttttttattctctGAGGAACAGCATGTTGATGTAGTGGTAAGAACGTGGGAAACCTACCCCTTTTTTAAATTCCAGGGTTCGAATGTAGTATGTAGCTAACAAAAGAAAAATCGTGAGGTGTTCTAGGATAGTCTCACAACTAATTTTTCCCGGTGCGTTTAATTGATTCAGACCTGCTAATCAACTGTATTAGCCCGTACGGCAGGCAGCGTTTGTTGACTGTATGTATATTGTGCGTGACAACATATCAGGTTTCTCTCTTCCTTATCCGTACGCTTCGAATTTTGGTGTACAGGGGGCGCAATTGTCTTCCCCATGTCAGTTTTCTTGTTGGACTAGCAGTACAGCTTGGATTTGACCAAATTTTGGTGGCTAAATGcctcattttttttgtttgcgttTATATGCATTCTGGATTCTGAAGAACAAAGGCATATGCGGCTAACATGCTATTCTGACCCATCAGGGCAATTCGATGCACTCAAGATAATCAACTggcatatttttatttcatcACAGCATATCATACTAGTAGTGTAGTGCCTAGGTATCCTGGCAGAGGTGCCTTGTGAGTTTGTGACTGATGAAGTCTTCAAAGAAAAATATTGTCTCCGTTTCCATTAAAAATGGTATTACTGCCATTTACCACCTAACAACTGGTACCATCTTAGCTTACTCCAGTTTGCTCTGGGCGTACTGTCTAGTATTTTCTGATTTCATCAAGCCATTTGCATTTGTCCCATTCTTTCAGTAGACTCATCTACCACCTAACAGCTGCCTGTTACCATCTTACTCCAGTTTGCTTTTGTGAGTTGTGACAACTGATGAAGTCTTCGAAGAAAAATAGTGTCTCCGTTTCCATTAAAAATGCTAGCACTATCATTTAGCACCTACCAGCTGTTACTTCTGATTTTGCCTTGGGCGTACTGTCCAGTATTTTCCGATTTCATCAAACCATTCTCATTTGTCATGTTCTTTCTGTAGACTCATGGAATCCTGAATGCTGTGAGCTGGGGTCTTCTGTTGCCGATGGGAGCCATTTTCGCAAGATACCTCAAGACATTCAAATCAGCTGATCCGGCATGGTTCTACCTCCACGTTGCTTGCCAGCTGATCGGGTACGGCGTCGGAGTGTCTGGCTGGGCAACTGGTATTCATCTTGGAAACCTGTCCAAGGGAATCACCTACTCACTCCACAGGAACATCGGGATCACAGTATTTGCTCTTGGTACTCTGCAGGTACTACATAGCATACATCCATCCTTCTCATGATGATGCTCTTTCTGCCACTGATGAATGGAGAAACAAAAACCCCCCTGCTGATAATCTTTTCCCATTTACTAGATATTTGCGCTCTTCTTGAGGCCAAAGAAGGATCACAAGTACCGGCTGTACTGGAACATCTACCACCACTCGGTCGGCTACACCATCATCATACTGGGCATCATCAACATCTTCAAGGGCATGTCCATCCTGGACGTGGAGCAGAAGTGGAAGACGGGGTACATCATCGCGATCGCCATCCTAGGCGCCATCGCCGTGATCCTGGAGGTCGTCACATGGGGCATCGTTCTGAAGCGGCGGAAGGAGGACAGCAAGACCTACAATGGCACCTCGAACGGCGGCCGCTTGCCGCTATCTATGTAACTTCATCACCATAGTCAGGCCCTCTGACCTAAAACTATCTTCGGTGTTGTGTTGGTGTGCAGATTTAGGAAGGGTTAGGCCTTACAATCGTTTTAGTAATCTCGTTTTTTGTATGATAGATGTGTATGTATACTGCCGATTATTATACTGGAGATGAGTGAGTGATACCGGTGGCATTGGTCCTTGCCTGTTTCCTTTTTGTTCTGGTCGTGAATGCTGAGCTGATCATGCACTTGTGTTCTGGGATCATGCTATCTGCTGCTCCATCAGTCCATCTTGTAAAAAAGGCTTATGAGATGAGGTGTACCCAGTGGCTGGTTGGTGAAGCTGGGATGAGAAGAGGATATACAAGCCCCACTAGTGGGAAGTGGAAGCATGACATCTTCTAGAAGAGTGAGACAGGTAGGAAACGTCTAGTATACTGCTTGCTTGCTAAATTATGTGCAAATTTCCTGCTATCCAGTGGAGGTAAAAAAGTGAAGGCCAGGCCCCCAGGGAGATCACTTGGGTTCGGCGTGGCCATGGTTGGTTGTTTAGGACAAGAAGAGCAtcgtcatgcttctagaatgcAAAGTGTCAACGTCcccgagcgatctgatctgctgCTCTTCCCGTTGCCGCAAATGCGTGTTCAAGTTCAGCTGTCCCAGTTTTCGCTATCAGGTTATGCGTTTACGCGAATCCATCggtgcacacacacacacacatggaCGAGAGCGACTCTCCAAGAATAAAAGAAGAGGAGCAGCGTGTGGCTCACTGGGTTCACCAATTCACCTCAGCAGTGAGAACCGGAGAAAAAGCTTGTGGCGCAGTGCGAGTCCGTCTG
This window of the Sorghum bicolor cultivar BTx623 chromosome 7, Sorghum_bicolor_NCBIv3, whole genome shotgun sequence genome carries:
- the LOC8062416 gene encoding cytochrome b561 and DOMON domain-containing protein At5g35735; this encodes MSIPRLLVAVLFATLAAAASTPAHAAGAGSCAAEKFSDNRVFAACADLTRLGASLHWSYDATTSSLSVAFLASPPSGGWVAWGLNPKAQTMDGTQALVAVPKANGGGYEVQTYSISGTTLDNPGPLPNYQTSNLAAEVAGDGRVTIFGTLKLQNGTGAEVNQVWQVGPYSSGAPQIHEMQSDNMNSKGSLNLLTGATAAASGGSILRQKNTHGILNAVSWGLLLPMGAIFARYLKTFKSADPAWFYLHVACQLIGYGVGVSGWATGIHLGNLSKGITYSLHRNIGITVFALGTLQIFALFLRPKKDHKYRLYWNIYHHSVGYTIIILGIINIFKGMSILDVEQKWKTGYIIAIAILGAIAVILEVVTWGIVLKRRKEDSKTYNGTSNGGRLPLSM